A region from the Sandaracinus amylolyticus genome encodes:
- a CDS encoding B12-binding domain-containing radical SAM protein translates to MRVLFLFFTDPPRPFSPSVAALAAVVRASGHEASALEVSLRSKIDEVAARIESLSPDVLAVSAMSRDWPGAQTLLSRVVPRIAAYVVVGGYHASMAPHDVARCASVDAIAIGEGERPLRALLDQLPSGRPTRSIPGLWVRGPDGFTGPPPSADPEPDIAALLPWDYDVFGDLRASLARGINTFGPHVDRFLPTRASRGCPFTCSYCSAPRWGKLHAFETRRNVIPVAQLCDELSRLRDRYAPDGFEFWDEHFPIDLEWLDALAKEYPRRVALPFKVEMHPSAASRRRLELLKEAGCVLFHCGVEAGDEELRREVLHRRTRDVVLQRVFDDARAVGLGTSASLMTVLPGETRAQAHSTVALLRKLRPGSFMWSTYHALPGTVLGEASTDRWPDPARERFDDWDLPAPRVPSAMNERERNDTFRELAELQSDLVRAASREADAPTRARPVEIPHAPRRASTALAALLGLAPPGATTQGMRLETVREERGTLVLELDDAAARLPRQRIVLGPRDGSPYYRASQHVAISYRGREAPPHLLRAIDEIAVRLGTTTLDDLRRAL, encoded by the coding sequence ATGAGGGTCCTCTTCCTCTTCTTCACCGATCCGCCGCGACCCTTCAGCCCTTCGGTCGCCGCCCTCGCGGCCGTCGTGCGCGCATCCGGTCACGAGGCGAGCGCGCTCGAGGTCTCGCTGCGGAGCAAGATCGACGAGGTCGCGGCGCGCATCGAGTCGCTCTCGCCCGACGTGCTCGCCGTCTCCGCGATGAGCCGCGACTGGCCCGGCGCACAGACCCTGCTCTCCCGCGTGGTACCGCGGATCGCAGCGTACGTGGTGGTCGGCGGATACCACGCGAGCATGGCGCCCCACGACGTCGCGCGCTGCGCGTCCGTCGACGCGATCGCGATCGGCGAAGGCGAGCGCCCGCTGCGCGCGCTGCTCGATCAGCTCCCGTCGGGCAGACCCACGCGCTCGATCCCCGGCTTGTGGGTGCGAGGGCCCGACGGCTTCACGGGCCCGCCGCCGAGCGCGGATCCCGAGCCCGACATCGCGGCGCTGCTCCCGTGGGACTACGACGTGTTCGGCGATCTGCGGGCGAGCCTCGCGCGCGGGATCAACACGTTCGGTCCCCACGTCGATCGCTTTCTGCCGACGCGCGCGAGCCGTGGGTGTCCGTTCACGTGCTCGTACTGCTCGGCGCCGCGCTGGGGGAAGCTCCACGCGTTCGAGACACGGCGAAACGTGATCCCGGTCGCGCAGCTCTGCGACGAGCTCTCGCGACTGCGCGACCGCTACGCCCCCGACGGCTTCGAATTCTGGGACGAGCACTTCCCGATCGATCTCGAGTGGCTCGACGCGCTCGCGAAGGAGTACCCGCGGCGCGTCGCGCTGCCCTTCAAGGTCGAGATGCACCCGAGCGCGGCCAGCCGCAGGCGGCTCGAGCTGCTGAAGGAAGCCGGATGCGTGCTCTTCCACTGCGGCGTCGAGGCCGGCGACGAGGAGCTCCGCCGCGAGGTGCTGCATCGGCGGACCCGTGACGTCGTGCTCCAGCGCGTGTTCGACGACGCGCGCGCGGTCGGCCTCGGCACCAGCGCGTCGCTGATGACGGTGCTCCCGGGCGAGACGCGCGCGCAAGCCCACTCCACGGTCGCGCTGCTGCGCAAGCTGCGCCCCGGCTCGTTCATGTGGTCGACCTACCACGCGCTGCCCGGCACCGTGCTCGGCGAGGCTTCGACGGACCGCTGGCCCGACCCGGCGCGAGAGCGCTTCGACGACTGGGACCTTCCCGCGCCGCGTGTTCCCTCGGCGATGAACGAGCGCGAGCGGAACGACACCTTTCGAGAGCTCGCCGAGCTCCAGTCGGATCTCGTGCGCGCAGCGTCGCGCGAGGCGGACGCGCCGACGCGCGCGCGACCCGTCGAGATCCCTCACGCGCCGCGCAGAGCGAGCACGGCGCTCGCAGCGCTGCTCGGGCTCGCGCCACCCGGCGCGACCACGCAGGGGATGCGCCTCGAGACCGTGCGCGAGGAGCGTGGCACGCTCGTCCTCGAGCTGGACGACGCCGCAGCACGGCTCCCGCGGCAACGCATCGTCCTCGGACCTCGTGACGGCTCGCCGTACTATCGCGCGTCGCAGCACGTCGCGATCTCGTACCGCGGACGCGAAGCGCCGCCACACCTGCTCCGCGCGATCGACGAGATCGCCGTGCGGCTCGGGACCACGACGCTCGACGACCTGCGCCGCGCGCTATGA
- a CDS encoding radical SAM protein: MQSYKGRFDPTRFEDLTVTVDFHCQSACRFCIVQEGMNFYKGVPFDVYERAVEDNRRTRRYRRITFTGGEVTLERKLFDYVTVASASQSFEHIRVQTNGRRLADRSYAKALIGAGVDELFVSLHGHDAATQDFISQRPGSFDEAMRGISNVVELGATLITNTVLTTLNQAHLADIVETVRPFRPARMEWWNYLPMEDYADERDLIAPMSTLAPRLRDALASCRRHGIDAAVKYVPRCLLGEHERTQDNTQADVVIVEEFYDKYPKFACLYEAKCEHGESCLGLHHAYITKHGWERDALTPHPRTTPWEEPEYGPWVGSEQSAGGHAPAIDQPRWAALVAGVDGETGAALTEIVVQRRACVYRFAHGASSVDIVLTARDGDAPALARSKSFNLHYRNARGDDHATLTKIVHAAARAIVARDPGNMMLDLRKGMVGPGSVRGRGSRREG; encoded by the coding sequence ATGCAGAGCTACAAGGGACGGTTCGATCCGACGCGCTTCGAGGATCTGACGGTCACGGTCGACTTCCACTGTCAGAGCGCCTGTCGGTTCTGCATCGTCCAGGAAGGGATGAACTTCTACAAAGGAGTCCCTTTCGACGTGTACGAACGCGCCGTGGAGGACAACCGGCGTACCCGGCGATACCGGCGCATCACGTTCACCGGCGGAGAGGTGACGCTCGAGCGCAAGCTCTTCGATTACGTCACCGTCGCGTCTGCGTCGCAGAGCTTCGAGCACATCCGCGTGCAGACGAACGGGCGCCGCCTCGCCGACCGGAGCTATGCGAAGGCCCTGATCGGCGCGGGCGTCGACGAGCTCTTCGTCTCGCTGCACGGCCACGACGCCGCGACGCAGGACTTCATCTCGCAGCGCCCGGGTAGCTTCGACGAGGCGATGCGCGGGATCTCGAACGTGGTCGAGCTCGGCGCGACGCTGATCACGAACACGGTGCTCACCACGCTCAACCAGGCGCACCTCGCCGACATCGTCGAGACCGTTCGCCCTTTCCGCCCGGCGCGCATGGAGTGGTGGAACTACCTGCCGATGGAGGACTACGCGGACGAGCGTGATCTGATCGCGCCGATGTCCACGCTCGCGCCGCGGCTGCGCGACGCGCTCGCGAGCTGCCGCAGACACGGCATCGACGCAGCCGTGAAGTACGTCCCGCGATGCCTCCTCGGCGAGCACGAGCGCACGCAGGACAACACGCAGGCCGACGTCGTGATCGTCGAGGAGTTCTACGACAAGTATCCGAAATTCGCGTGCCTCTACGAGGCGAAGTGCGAGCACGGCGAGTCGTGCCTCGGCCTGCACCACGCGTACATCACGAAGCACGGCTGGGAGCGCGATGCGCTCACGCCTCACCCGCGCACGACACCGTGGGAAGAGCCCGAGTACGGCCCGTGGGTCGGCTCCGAGCAGTCCGCCGGCGGTCACGCGCCGGCGATCGACCAGCCGCGATGGGCTGCGCTCGTCGCGGGCGTCGACGGCGAGACCGGCGCGGCGCTCACGGAGATCGTCGTCCAGCGGCGCGCTTGCGTGTACCGGTTCGCGCACGGTGCATCGTCGGTCGACATCGTGCTCACCGCGCGCGACGGTGATGCTCCCGCGCTCGCGCGCAGCAAGTCGTTCAACCTGCACTACCGCAACGCACGCGGTGACGATCACGCGACCCTCACGAAGATCGTGCACGCCGCGGCGCGGGCGATCGTCGCGCGCGATCCGGGGAACATGATGCTCGACCTTCGCAAAGGCATGGTCGGCCCCGGCTCGGTGCGAGGACGAGGCAGCAGGCGTGAGGGATGA
- the hxsB gene encoding His-Xaa-Ser system radical SAM maturase HxsB produces the protein MTDTLDSQLPPGAFPLRGLRPSATFPAFFRYRALPKQRVLLTNLEGNFLVLADAEFRAFVEGNVAPESELHARLREGNFLRAHYDTKRAADALRRRKSFVGYGPNLHMLVVTLRCNETCVYCHASRAAMDAVHTDMTPEIAEKCVDIALSSTSPGITIEFQGGEPLVNFAVVKHVIEYARKKNERLAASGEAKTLEFTMVSNLSLMDEEKLAFLLENRVQICTSIDGPQGLHDKQRKLPALKLADGTKTGGSSWEASVKWIRRINEEYAKLGLDTTLYRVEALLTTTRETLPLWKEVVDQYVDLGCRALFLRPLDPFGFAEKTGPRLEYPRAEYLDYYRKCVDYMVELNLKGVQVLERYAAIFLTKILSGEDPNFLDIRSPSGAGIGALAYNYDGSIFTCDEGRMLHETGDDTFLLGHVNDATYRGLVGHETVRAVVLAGNLDARPDCVNCAYQPYCGVAPSHSHKTQGTIFGRMRESSVCAVHKGIQDYLFEKIADADPGTMEVFRRWTTNRPRAHFIQGTSSSTLGADASRTP, from the coding sequence GTGACGGATACCCTCGACTCGCAGCTCCCGCCCGGCGCGTTCCCGCTGCGCGGCCTGCGCCCCTCGGCCACGTTCCCCGCGTTCTTCCGCTATCGCGCGCTCCCGAAGCAGCGCGTGCTGCTGACGAACCTCGAGGGCAATTTCCTCGTGCTCGCGGACGCCGAATTCCGCGCGTTCGTCGAAGGCAACGTCGCGCCCGAGAGCGAGCTCCACGCGCGCCTGCGCGAAGGCAATTTCCTCCGCGCGCACTACGACACCAAGCGCGCTGCGGACGCGCTGCGACGTCGCAAGTCGTTCGTCGGCTACGGGCCGAACCTCCACATGCTGGTGGTCACGCTCCGCTGCAACGAGACGTGCGTCTACTGCCACGCGTCGCGCGCCGCGATGGACGCGGTGCACACCGACATGACGCCGGAGATCGCCGAGAAGTGCGTCGACATCGCGCTCTCGTCGACGAGCCCCGGCATCACGATCGAATTCCAGGGCGGCGAGCCGCTCGTGAATTTCGCGGTCGTGAAGCACGTCATCGAGTACGCGCGGAAGAAGAACGAGCGCCTCGCGGCGAGTGGCGAGGCCAAGACGCTCGAGTTCACGATGGTCAGCAATCTCTCGCTGATGGACGAGGAGAAGCTGGCCTTCCTGCTCGAGAACCGCGTCCAGATCTGCACCAGCATCGACGGCCCGCAGGGCCTGCACGACAAGCAGCGCAAGCTGCCTGCGCTCAAGCTCGCCGACGGGACCAAGACCGGCGGCTCGTCGTGGGAAGCGTCGGTGAAGTGGATCCGACGCATCAACGAGGAGTACGCGAAGCTCGGCCTCGACACGACGCTCTACCGCGTCGAGGCGCTGCTCACGACGACGCGCGAGACGCTGCCGCTCTGGAAGGAAGTGGTCGATCAGTACGTCGACCTCGGCTGCCGCGCGCTCTTCCTGCGCCCGCTCGATCCCTTCGGCTTCGCCGAGAAGACGGGCCCGCGCCTCGAGTACCCGCGCGCCGAGTACCTCGACTACTACCGCAAGTGCGTCGACTACATGGTCGAGCTGAACCTGAAGGGCGTTCAGGTGCTCGAGCGCTACGCGGCGATCTTCCTGACGAAGATCCTGAGCGGCGAGGACCCGAACTTCCTCGACATCCGCAGCCCGTCGGGCGCGGGCATCGGTGCGCTCGCCTACAATTACGACGGCTCGATCTTCACGTGCGACGAGGGTCGCATGCTCCACGAGACCGGCGACGACACGTTCCTGCTCGGCCACGTGAACGACGCGACGTACCGCGGCCTCGTCGGGCACGAGACGGTGCGCGCGGTGGTGCTCGCGGGGAACCTCGACGCGCGCCCCGATTGCGTGAACTGCGCGTATCAGCCGTACTGCGGCGTCGCCCCGAGCCACAGCCACAAGACCCAGGGGACGATCTTCGGGCGGATGCGCGAGAGCAGCGTCTGCGCGGTCCACAAGGGAATCCAGGACTATCTGTTCGAGAAGATCGCCGATGCCGACCCCGGCACGATGGAGGTCTTCCGCCGCTGGACGACGAACCGACCGCGAGCCCATTTCATCCAGGGGACGTCTAGTAGTACACTCGGCGCGGACGCTTCACGGACGCCGTGA
- the hxsD gene encoding His-Xaa-Ser system protein HxsD, giving the protein MGALAGMPSDQVDADVSAHAVTVTIDESLYPLDAVYGAAYTFLDRCYVLLDRTASRVRITLTPKNAAASESELRSWVGELQNELLSCAWRSQIVRDNRAVIEAVTLQAVTGAMGPPTLDDLKDFDFSEEPFEDPLGIGLSWEEKYKKKKDEPAAPALGSPEAAAKPGDEGSAT; this is encoded by the coding sequence ATGGGCGCGCTCGCAGGGATGCCTTCGGATCAGGTCGACGCCGACGTGTCGGCGCACGCAGTGACGGTGACGATCGACGAGTCCCTCTACCCGCTCGACGCGGTGTACGGCGCGGCCTACACGTTCCTCGATCGCTGCTACGTGCTGCTCGATCGCACCGCGTCGCGGGTGCGCATCACGCTCACGCCGAAGAACGCGGCCGCGAGCGAGAGCGAGCTGCGCAGCTGGGTCGGCGAGCTCCAGAACGAGCTGCTCAGCTGCGCGTGGCGCTCGCAGATCGTGCGCGACAACCGCGCGGTGATCGAGGCCGTCACGCTGCAGGCCGTGACCGGCGCGATGGGCCCGCCGACGCTCGACGATCTCAAGGACTTCGACTTCTCCGAGGAGCCCTTCGAGGACCCGCTCGGCATCGGGCTCTCGTGGGAGGAGAAGTACAAGAAGAAGAAGGACGAGCCCGCCGCGCCCGCGCTCGGTTCTCCGGAGGCTGCAGCGAAGCCCGGCGACGAGGGGAGCGCGACGTGA
- a CDS encoding HxsD-like protein yields the protein MSELRLHRELYLASAIDQAVGLYATHAEITRGDEGDHVVLRIASARPGRAQRVARELGNYALGLTIQARKTGAAQ from the coding sequence GTGAGCGAGCTGCGCCTCCATCGCGAGCTCTATCTCGCGAGCGCGATCGATCAGGCGGTCGGGCTCTACGCCACGCACGCGGAGATCACGCGCGGCGACGAAGGCGATCACGTCGTGCTGCGCATCGCGAGCGCGCGCCCCGGTCGCGCCCAGCGCGTCGCGCGCGAGCTCGGCAATTACGCGCTCGGTCTGACCATCCAAGCTCGAAAGACGGGAGCCGCGCAGTGA
- a CDS encoding phytanoyl-CoA dioxygenase family protein, whose product MSVASTQVAEAIRERGYALIPGLLSAAEIACARSSLERLVHAVAPEQLYAPSSVTVARPEIAASFVLTPTGLTITGLQHVAPEIAPLLLRDRLLSPLRALLGDDLRLEALGAAVSDRMRPFFGWHTHIDGEEEWTRMRAKRWPAKPTVERVIVVVYLDDLDDDGGPLLVLPRRVGDPTTPSHDTLARDWPGQVVLRPTAGTAVLLEQCTWHAAHSLRRAGHRMFVGGYFATRESPTPAFADATLDALLRGSL is encoded by the coding sequence ATGAGCGTCGCGTCGACGCAGGTCGCCGAGGCCATTCGTGAGCGAGGGTATGCGCTGATCCCGGGGTTGCTCTCGGCCGCCGAGATCGCGTGCGCGCGGAGCTCGCTCGAACGGCTCGTCCACGCGGTGGCGCCCGAGCAGCTCTACGCGCCGTCGTCGGTCACCGTCGCGCGGCCCGAGATCGCCGCGTCGTTCGTGCTCACACCGACAGGGCTCACGATCACCGGGCTCCAGCACGTCGCGCCCGAGATCGCGCCCCTGCTGCTCCGTGATCGCCTGCTCTCGCCGCTGCGCGCGCTGCTCGGGGACGACCTGCGTCTCGAGGCGCTCGGCGCGGCGGTGAGCGATCGGATGCGGCCCTTCTTCGGTTGGCACACGCACATCGACGGCGAAGAGGAGTGGACGCGCATGCGTGCGAAGCGCTGGCCTGCGAAGCCGACGGTCGAGCGCGTCATCGTCGTCGTCTACCTCGACGATCTCGACGACGACGGCGGGCCGCTGCTGGTGCTCCCTCGTCGCGTCGGCGACCCCACCACGCCGTCGCACGACACGCTCGCGCGGGACTGGCCGGGTCAGGTGGTGCTCCGGCCCACTGCCGGCACCGCCGTACTGCTAGAGCAGTGCACGTGGCACGCAGCACACTCGCTGCGCCGTGCGGGCCATCGGATGTTCGTCGGCGGTTACTTCGCGACCCGCGAGTCACCGACCCCCGCCTTCGCTGACGCCACCCTCGACGCATTGCTGCGCGGCTCGCTGTAG